In one Umezawaea sp. Da 62-37 genomic region, the following are encoded:
- a CDS encoding IS630 family transposase: MPGGRCGCWKSTSNSPRTSRIWTTRPSVGFEKTELRPHLRKCWNIPPRANAEFAARLEDVLAVYARPHDPARPVVCMDEKPFQFLGEVRDPLPARPGRDARQDSEYVRCGTCSIFVWAEPLRGWRRVHALARRTKLDWAGQVKQLLTVDYPDAETGVLVMDNLNTHGIASLYEAFEPGEAFNLAQRLEIHHTPKHGSWLNIAEIELSALSRQCLDRRISDLDTLNTELAAWQHAINTEQRQVRWQFTTDDARTRLRQLYPKG; encoded by the coding sequence ATGCCCGGTGGTCGTTGCGGCTGCTGGAAAAGCACGTCGAACTCACCGAGGACATCCCGAATCTGGACCACTCGACCATCGGTCGGGTTTGAAAAAACGGAACTGCGTCCTCATCTGAGGAAGTGCTGGAACATCCCGCCGCGGGCGAACGCGGAGTTCGCCGCCCGTTTGGAAGACGTGCTCGCCGTCTACGCCCGCCCGCACGATCCTGCCCGTCCGGTCGTGTGCATGGACGAAAAACCCTTCCAGTTCCTGGGCGAGGTCCGTGACCCGCTGCCTGCCCGGCCAGGCCGCGATGCCCGCCAGGACAGCGAATACGTCCGGTGTGGCACCTGCTCGATCTTCGTGTGGGCAGAACCCCTGCGCGGGTGGCGCCGTGTCCACGCCCTGGCCCGGCGCACCAAACTCGACTGGGCCGGGCAGGTCAAACAGCTCCTGACCGTGGACTACCCCGACGCCGAAACAGGGGTACTGGTCATGGACAACCTCAACACCCACGGCATCGCCTCGCTCTACGAAGCGTTCGAACCCGGCGAGGCCTTCAACCTGGCCCAGCGCCTGGAGATCCACCACACCCCCAAACACGGGTCCTGGCTCAACATCGCCGAGATCGAACTGTCCGCGCTGTCACGGCAATGCCTCGACCGCCGCATCAGCGACCTCGACACCCTCAACACCGAACTCGCCGCCTGGCAGCACGCCATCAACACCGAACAGCGTCAAGTCCGGTGGCAATTCACCACCGACGACGCCCGCACCCGACTCCGCCAACTCTACCCCAAAGGTTAA
- a CDS encoding quinone oxidoreductase, with protein sequence MPKAVLVRTTGGPEVLEFTDVDPREPGPGELLVTVAAAGVNYIDTYHRSGLYPLELPLALGLEGAGTITATGPDVTGFAVGDRVAWHDSIGSYAEQVVVKADGAVPVPDEVDDETAAATMLQGLTAHYLVTSTYPIHAGDTVLVHAAAGGVGQLLVQLAKSRGARVIATVSTAAKETLAREAGADEVIRYSEVDFAPEVRRLTDGVGVNAVYDGVGKDTFDGSLSVLKPRGFMVLYGAASGPVPPVDPQRLNAAGSVYLTRPKLGAYVATRDELEWRAGELFAAIADGSLKVAVGARYPLAEARQAHEDLEGRRTTAKLLLIP encoded by the coding sequence ATGCCCAAGGCAGTGCTCGTTCGCACGACCGGTGGACCCGAGGTCCTGGAGTTCACCGACGTGGACCCGAGGGAACCGGGGCCCGGCGAACTGCTCGTGACCGTGGCCGCGGCGGGCGTCAACTACATCGACACCTACCACCGCTCCGGCCTCTACCCGCTGGAACTGCCGCTCGCACTGGGCCTGGAGGGCGCGGGCACCATCACCGCCACCGGCCCCGACGTCACCGGTTTCGCCGTCGGCGACCGGGTCGCGTGGCACGACTCGATCGGCAGCTACGCCGAACAGGTCGTCGTGAAGGCGGACGGCGCCGTCCCCGTGCCCGACGAGGTCGACGACGAGACCGCCGCCGCCACCATGCTCCAGGGCCTGACCGCGCACTACCTGGTCACCTCCACCTACCCCATCCACGCGGGCGACACCGTGCTGGTGCACGCCGCAGCGGGCGGCGTCGGCCAACTCCTCGTGCAACTCGCGAAGTCGCGCGGCGCACGCGTCATCGCCACCGTCTCCACCGCCGCCAAGGAAACCCTCGCCCGCGAGGCAGGCGCCGACGAGGTGATCCGCTACTCCGAGGTCGACTTCGCCCCCGAGGTCCGCCGCCTCACCGACGGCGTGGGCGTCAACGCCGTGTACGACGGCGTCGGCAAGGACACCTTCGACGGCAGCCTCTCGGTCCTCAAGCCACGCGGCTTCATGGTCCTCTACGGCGCCGCCAGCGGCCCAGTGCCCCCGGTCGACCCGCAACGCCTCAACGCCGCGGGCTCCGTCTACCTCACCCGCCCCAAGCTCGGCGCCTACGTCGCCACCCGCGACGAACTCGAATGGCGCGCAGGCGAACTCTTCGCCGCCATCGCCGACGGCTCCCTCAAGGTCGCCGTGGGCGCCCGCTACCCCCTCGCCGAAGCCCGCCAGGCCCACGAGGACCTGGAAGGTAGGCGCACCACCGCCAAACTCCTGCTCATCCCCTGA
- a CDS encoding DUF885 domain-containing protein — translation MTDHNALPGLVDGVLAWHFDRSPGQAAMLGSLEHDRTFGDFSADGFAAQEREAGEWLARFEAVPIDGLGLEESVDRDLLVAVLRGQRAKATWPAWRRDPSIYLSAVLFPLFTAFLNRLRPEPELVDSVVARLAEVPSVLAACRANLDPGLAAPIIVRRAIGQARSGRSFLTRSLPAEVADPDLRARLAAAAEPAAAAFDELAGFLEDFAERATGDWRMGEELYSTLLRDQEVLGYGAAELHQRGIAAYADLEAEMNELAAPRHWHDVMLGLQDDHPPTLEAMRAEYEAETRRARAFLAEHGLVTFADGEECRVVPSPEFQRPVLSVASYMSPPPLTAARTGHFFVPYTPDDFTPDQVAQRLRTNSRAQLASVAVHEAYPGHHWHLSWLAAQDRPVRKVLRTPYFSEGWALYAEKLLREHGYFTEPAKELAHLEARLFRAARMIVDTALHCGDQTPEEAEVFMTTKASLTPGTAKGEVTRYCAWPTQAPSYLTGALEIDGIRADYLAAGRGTLREFHDTIAGSGALPLGLARRVALGG, via the coding sequence GTGACCGATCACAACGCACTTCCCGGCCTGGTCGACGGCGTGCTCGCGTGGCACTTCGACCGTTCACCGGGTCAGGCCGCCATGCTGGGCTCGCTGGAGCACGACCGGACGTTCGGCGACTTCAGCGCCGACGGGTTCGCCGCGCAGGAGCGCGAGGCGGGCGAGTGGCTCGCCCGGTTCGAGGCGGTGCCGATCGACGGACTGGGTCTGGAGGAGTCGGTCGACCGCGACCTGCTCGTCGCGGTGCTGCGGGGGCAGCGCGCGAAGGCGACCTGGCCCGCGTGGCGGCGCGACCCGTCGATCTACCTGTCCGCGGTGCTGTTCCCGCTGTTCACGGCGTTCCTGAACCGGCTGCGCCCGGAACCGGAACTGGTGGACTCGGTGGTGGCGCGGCTGGCCGAGGTGCCGTCCGTGCTCGCCGCGTGCCGGGCCAACCTGGATCCGGGGCTGGCCGCGCCGATCATCGTCCGGCGCGCCATCGGCCAGGCGAGGTCCGGCCGGTCGTTCCTCACCCGGTCGCTGCCCGCCGAGGTCGCCGACCCCGACCTGCGCGCCAGGCTCGCGGCCGCCGCCGAGCCCGCCGCGGCCGCGTTCGACGAGCTGGCCGGGTTCCTGGAGGACTTCGCCGAGCGCGCCACCGGAGACTGGCGGATGGGCGAGGAGCTGTACTCCACGCTGCTGCGTGACCAGGAGGTCCTCGGCTACGGCGCGGCGGAGCTGCACCAGCGCGGGATCGCCGCGTACGCCGACCTCGAAGCCGAGATGAACGAGCTGGCCGCCCCCCGGCACTGGCACGACGTGATGCTGGGGTTGCAGGACGACCACCCGCCGACGCTGGAGGCCATGCGCGCCGAGTACGAGGCGGAGACCAGGCGGGCGCGGGCGTTCCTGGCCGAGCACGGGCTGGTCACGTTCGCCGACGGCGAGGAGTGCCGGGTCGTCCCGTCGCCGGAGTTCCAGCGCCCGGTGCTCTCGGTCGCCTCCTACATGTCTCCCCCGCCGCTGACCGCCGCCAGGACCGGCCACTTCTTCGTGCCGTACACGCCGGACGACTTCACCCCCGACCAGGTCGCACAGCGGCTGCGCACGAACTCCCGCGCGCAGCTCGCGTCCGTCGCCGTCCACGAGGCCTACCCCGGCCACCACTGGCACCTGTCGTGGCTGGCCGCGCAGGACCGGCCGGTGCGCAAGGTGCTGCGCACGCCGTACTTCTCCGAGGGCTGGGCGCTCTACGCGGAGAAGCTGCTGCGCGAACACGGCTACTTCACCGAGCCCGCGAAGGAGTTGGCGCACCTCGAGGCGCGGCTGTTCCGCGCGGCGCGCATGATCGTGGACACGGCCCTGCACTGCGGCGACCAGACCCCCGAGGAGGCCGAGGTGTTCATGACCACCAAGGCCTCCCTCACGCCGGGCACGGCCAAGGGCGAGGTCACCCGGTACTGCGCGTGGCCGACGCAGGCGCCGTCCTACCTCACCGGCGCGCTGGAGATCGACGGGATCCGCGCCGACTACCTCGCCGCGGGCAGGGGCACCCTGCGCGAGTTCCACGACACGATCGCCGGTTCCGGCGCGCTGCCGCTCGGCCTCGCGCGACGCGTGGCCCTCGGCGGATGA
- a CDS encoding ROK family protein: MAATRPQRAPITSPAAATVFSTVLTQGPVSRVEVGRRTGLSSAAVTKAARPFIDAGYLEELASEERSGPGAGRPRSPLAIRADREFFIGVKITGDDLIGVVCDLRARVRATRHRALTSTAVPDVVAALAALVAELAAPYRDRAYCLGVAVSGDVDQVGGVVRYSPFLRWRDVPLGDLLAEATGLTVRLENDVKALAVAEQWFGEGIGVSSFALVTVGAGIGCALVVDGRLVTGARGVAGELGHVPVGGSQPCHCGGTGCVEAIASTGAIVARSGLPIDEAVARARAGDEAVRAVFAEAGHAIGLALAAMANLIGPERVVLSGEGLDAYDLVDEHVRAAFTAQAFGSVAECALIIRPLPFEEWARGAAAVSIQALFRP; this comes from the coding sequence ATGGCGGCAACGAGGCCCCAACGGGCTCCGATCACGAGCCCCGCGGCGGCGACGGTGTTCAGCACCGTCCTCACGCAGGGACCGGTCTCGCGCGTCGAGGTCGGCAGGCGCACCGGACTGTCCTCCGCGGCGGTGACCAAGGCCGCGCGTCCCTTCATCGACGCGGGCTACCTGGAGGAACTCGCCTCCGAGGAGCGCAGCGGACCGGGCGCGGGCCGTCCCCGCAGCCCGCTCGCGATCCGCGCCGACCGCGAGTTCTTCATCGGCGTCAAGATCACCGGTGACGACCTCATCGGCGTCGTCTGCGACCTGCGGGCCAGGGTCAGGGCCACCCGCCACCGCGCGCTCACCTCCACGGCCGTGCCCGACGTCGTCGCCGCGCTCGCGGCGCTCGTGGCGGAGCTGGCCGCGCCCTACCGCGACCGCGCCTACTGCCTCGGCGTCGCCGTCTCCGGTGACGTCGACCAGGTCGGCGGCGTCGTCCGGTACTCGCCGTTCCTGCGCTGGCGCGACGTCCCGCTGGGCGACCTGCTCGCCGAGGCGACCGGGCTGACCGTACGACTGGAGAACGACGTCAAGGCGCTCGCGGTCGCCGAGCAGTGGTTCGGCGAGGGCATCGGTGTCAGCTCGTTCGCGCTGGTCACGGTCGGCGCGGGCATCGGCTGCGCGCTCGTCGTGGACGGCCGCCTGGTCACGGGCGCGCGTGGCGTCGCGGGCGAACTGGGCCATGTGCCGGTCGGCGGTTCCCAGCCGTGCCACTGCGGCGGCACCGGGTGCGTCGAGGCCATCGCGTCCACCGGCGCGATCGTGGCCCGCTCCGGGCTGCCGATCGACGAGGCGGTCGCCAGGGCGCGGGCCGGTGACGAGGCCGTGCGCGCGGTGTTCGCCGAGGCCGGGCACGCGATCGGCCTCGCTCTGGCCGCCATGGCCAACCTGATCGGGCCCGAGCGCGTCGTCCTGTCCGGCGAGGGGCTCGACGCCTACGACCTGGTCGACGAGCACGTCCGCGCCGCCTTCACGGCGCAGGCGTTCGGGAGCGTCGCCGAGTGCGCGCTGATCATCCGCCCGCTGCCGTTCGAGGAGTGGGCGCGCGGCGCGGCCGCCGTCTCGATCCAGGCACTGTTCCGTCCCTGA
- a CDS encoding glycoside hydrolase family 27 protein codes for MSRSLTLRRALAVLPVLAAALVAPGPASPAVASAPETTATAPAADGPLAAKPYMGWSSWSMQSSNHPGLNPKGMGSWLTEANLLKQADAVASRLKASGYTYVNMDAGWWMNWDWVPDFDTNGRPKTNPERFPHGIEHVADQIHRKGLKSGIYLPVGLEKVNYDKGDFPIAGAPACSTHDIVHDDLRTTNGWDSSYKLDFAKPCAQKYVDSIATMFAGWGIDFFKLDGVGPGSGRAGADYDNRDEVAAYRKALDATGRKIHFEVSWSLDIAAIDTWKAHTNGWRIDTDVECYCDTLVTWENSVDNRWADLPQWVRHAGPGGWNDLDSLDVGNGRMDGITPDERRSYMTLWSIAAAPLYTGDDVTKLDELGEQLLTNPEVLAVNQQGRPAKPVEEGVDQQTWWVENTDGSFTVALFNLASTPKAVQGRWSDLGLSGAGRVRDLWARKDIGTFGGGYGAVLPPHGSRLFKVTPAQRSGGIEAESGRIGGRAAVRDCAGCSGGRKVGDLYQGGSVEFRDVRVPRAGTYRLAASYLSGDPRWFGVTVNDAPAVWAEFPATADWNTAAAHELVVNLKAGTNTVVFDSGAGYAPDLDRIDISPV; via the coding sequence ATGTCCAGATCGCTCACCCTGCGAAGGGCGCTCGCCGTCCTGCCCGTCCTCGCCGCGGCGCTCGTGGCGCCCGGCCCGGCGTCCCCCGCCGTCGCGTCGGCCCCGGAGACCACCGCGACCGCGCCCGCCGCCGACGGACCGCTCGCCGCGAAGCCGTACATGGGCTGGAGCTCGTGGAGCATGCAGTCCAGCAACCACCCCGGCCTGAACCCGAAGGGCATGGGCAGCTGGCTGACGGAGGCCAACCTCCTCAAGCAGGCCGACGCGGTCGCGTCCAGGCTCAAGGCCAGCGGCTACACCTACGTCAACATGGACGCGGGCTGGTGGATGAACTGGGACTGGGTCCCGGACTTCGACACCAACGGCCGCCCGAAGACGAACCCCGAGCGCTTCCCGCACGGCATCGAGCACGTCGCCGACCAGATCCACCGCAAGGGGCTGAAGTCCGGCATCTACCTGCCGGTGGGGCTGGAGAAGGTCAACTACGACAAGGGCGACTTCCCGATCGCGGGCGCGCCCGCGTGCAGCACGCACGACATCGTCCACGACGACCTGCGCACGACCAACGGCTGGGACAGCTCGTACAAGCTGGACTTCGCCAAGCCGTGCGCGCAGAAGTACGTCGACTCCATCGCCACCATGTTCGCGGGCTGGGGCATCGACTTCTTCAAGCTCGACGGCGTCGGCCCCGGCTCCGGCAGGGCGGGGGCCGACTACGACAACCGCGACGAGGTCGCCGCCTACCGCAAGGCGCTGGACGCGACCGGCCGCAAGATCCACTTCGAGGTGTCCTGGTCGCTCGACATCGCCGCGATCGACACCTGGAAGGCCCACACCAACGGCTGGCGCATCGACACCGACGTCGAGTGCTACTGCGACACCCTGGTCACCTGGGAGAACTCCGTCGACAACCGGTGGGCCGACCTGCCGCAGTGGGTCCGGCACGCCGGACCCGGCGGCTGGAACGACCTCGACTCCCTCGACGTGGGCAACGGGAGGATGGACGGCATCACCCCCGACGAGCGCCGCAGCTACATGACGCTGTGGTCGATCGCGGCCGCCCCGCTCTACACCGGCGACGACGTGACGAAGCTCGACGAGCTCGGCGAGCAGCTGCTGACCAACCCCGAGGTGCTCGCGGTCAACCAGCAGGGCAGGCCCGCCAAGCCGGTCGAGGAGGGCGTCGACCAGCAGACGTGGTGGGTGGAAAACACCGACGGCTCCTTCACCGTGGCCCTGTTCAACCTCGCCTCCACGCCCAAGGCGGTGCAGGGCCGGTGGAGCGACCTCGGCCTGTCCGGCGCGGGCCGGGTGCGGGACCTGTGGGCGCGCAAGGACATCGGCACGTTCGGCGGCGGGTACGGCGCCGTGCTGCCCCCGCACGGCTCGCGGCTGTTCAAGGTCACGCCCGCGCAGCGCTCCGGCGGCATCGAGGCCGAGTCGGGCCGGATCGGCGGCCGGGCCGCGGTCCGGGACTGCGCCGGCTGCTCGGGCGGCAGGAAGGTCGGCGACCTCTACCAGGGCGGCTCGGTCGAGTTCCGCGACGTGCGCGTGCCCAGGGCAGGCACCTACCGGCTGGCCGCGTCCTACCTCTCGGGCGACCCGCGCTGGTTCGGCGTGACCGTGAACGACGCGCCCGCCGTGTGGGCCGAGTTCCCGGCCACGGCCGACTGGAACACCGCGGCCGCGCACGAGCTGGTCGTGAACCTCAAGGCGGGGACCAACACCGTCGTGTTCGACAGCGGCGCGGGCTACGCGCCGGACCTCGACCGGATCGACATCAGCCCGGTGTAG
- a CDS encoding cation acetate symporter, whose product MQSNATATGGSTAINISVFAVFVLITLYIVYRASSRNATASDYYAAGSSFTGPQNGIALSGDFLSAASFLGISGGIAVHGYDGFLYSVGWVVAWLLGLMVIAERLRNTGRFTLGDVLAFRMKQRPVRAAAANATLVISLFYMIAQMAGAGALMALLLDVHTRTGQAVVIAVVGVVMVLYVLLGGMKGTTWVQIIKAVLLLLCVGFMTVFLLGKFGFSLSAIMETGARHSPLGEGVLDPGSKYGGGALAKLDFVSLALALVLGVTSLPHVLMRFYTVPNAREARRSVVWATMLMAAFYLCTLVIGFGAMALVGSDTIAGAPGGENSAAPLLAFEIGGAVLLGVVAAVAFATILAVVAGLTLTASASFAHDVYANVIKRGNADPRSEIRVARLTAVVVGLLAIVGGIAASGQNVAFLVALALALAASANLPTILFSLFWKRFNTTGTLWSIYGGLSSSVVLIVFSPSMSGSANSIFPGVDFHWFPLGNPGIVSIPLSFLCGWLGTMLSRSGADPAKQSEMEVRSLTGLGSGLK is encoded by the coding sequence GTGCAGTCGAACGCCACGGCGACCGGCGGCAGCACGGCGATCAACATCAGCGTTTTCGCCGTGTTCGTGCTGATCACCCTCTACATCGTCTACCGCGCGAGCAGCCGCAACGCCACGGCGTCGGACTACTACGCGGCGGGCAGCAGCTTCACCGGGCCGCAGAACGGGATCGCGCTGTCCGGCGACTTCCTGTCCGCGGCCTCGTTCCTCGGCATCTCCGGCGGCATCGCCGTGCACGGCTACGACGGCTTCCTGTACTCCGTGGGCTGGGTCGTGGCCTGGCTGCTGGGCCTGATGGTGATCGCGGAGCGGCTGCGCAACACCGGCCGGTTCACCCTCGGCGACGTGCTGGCGTTCCGGATGAAGCAGCGCCCGGTGCGGGCGGCGGCGGCGAACGCGACGCTGGTGATCTCGCTGTTCTACATGATCGCGCAGATGGCGGGCGCGGGCGCGTTGATGGCGCTGCTGCTCGACGTGCACACCCGCACGGGCCAGGCCGTGGTCATCGCCGTGGTCGGTGTGGTGATGGTCCTCTACGTGCTGCTCGGCGGCATGAAGGGCACGACCTGGGTGCAGATCATCAAGGCCGTGCTGCTCCTGCTGTGCGTCGGCTTCATGACCGTGTTCCTGCTCGGCAAGTTCGGCTTCAGCCTGTCCGCGATCATGGAGACGGGCGCGCGGCACTCCCCGCTTGGCGAGGGCGTGCTGGACCCCGGCTCGAAGTACGGCGGCGGCGCGCTGGCCAAGCTCGACTTCGTGTCGCTCGCGCTCGCCCTGGTGCTCGGCGTGACCAGCCTCCCCCACGTGCTGATGCGCTTCTACACGGTGCCGAACGCGCGCGAGGCCCGCCGCTCCGTGGTCTGGGCGACGATGCTGATGGCCGCGTTCTACCTGTGCACGCTGGTCATCGGGTTCGGCGCGATGGCGCTGGTCGGCTCGGACACGATCGCCGGTGCCCCCGGTGGCGAGAACTCGGCGGCGCCGCTGCTCGCGTTCGAGATCGGCGGCGCGGTCCTGCTCGGCGTCGTGGCGGCGGTCGCGTTCGCCACGATCCTCGCCGTGGTCGCGGGCCTGACGCTGACCGCGTCCGCGTCGTTCGCCCACGACGTCTACGCCAACGTGATCAAGCGCGGCAACGCCGACCCGCGCTCGGAGATCAGGGTCGCCCGGCTGACCGCGGTGGTGGTCGGTCTGCTCGCGATCGTCGGCGGCATCGCGGCGAGCGGGCAGAACGTGGCGTTCCTGGTGGCGCTCGCGCTGGCGCTGGCCGCGTCGGCGAACCTGCCGACCATCCTGTTCTCGCTGTTCTGGAAGCGGTTCAACACCACGGGCACGCTGTGGAGCATCTACGGCGGGCTGTCCTCGTCCGTGGTGCTGATCGTCTTCTCGCCCTCGATGTCCGGCTCGGCGAACTCGATCTTCCCCGGTGTCGACTTCCACTGGTTCCCGCTGGGCAACCCCGGCATCGTGTCGATCCCGCTGTCGTTCCTGTGCGGCTGGCTGGGCACCATGCTCAGCCGCTCCGGGGCGGACCCGGCCAAGCAGTCCGAGATGGAGGTCCGCTCGCTGACCGGTCTCGGCTCCGGGCTCAAGTAG
- a CDS encoding DUF485 domain-containing protein, translating to MTKAVPLPPETRQPPNSALNRGRGFATFDEPGKTLLVDDEGNPDFVAIQQTEEFAALRRSALVFIFPATALFLTWYLTYVIASAYAHDFMATRVLGVVNVGIVVGLLQFASTIVLTLSYARYAKRRLDPQARAVRALAESVED from the coding sequence ATGACGAAAGCCGTGCCGCTTCCCCCGGAAACGCGGCAGCCCCCTAACTCGGCCCTTAATCGCGGGCGCGGGTTCGCGACATTCGACGAGCCCGGCAAGACGTTGTTGGTGGACGACGAAGGCAATCCGGACTTCGTCGCCATCCAACAGACCGAGGAATTCGCCGCCTTGCGGCGGAGCGCCCTGGTATTCATCTTCCCGGCGACGGCGCTGTTCCTCACTTGGTACCTGACCTACGTCATCGCGTCGGCCTACGCGCACGACTTCATGGCGACCAGGGTCCTGGGCGTCGTCAACGTGGGCATCGTGGTGGGTCTCCTGCAGTTCGCGAGCACCATCGTGCTGACGCTGAGCTACGCCCGGTACGCGAAGCGCAGGCTGGATCCGCAGGCGCGCGCGGTGCGCGCGCTGGCCGAGAGCGTGGAGGACTAG
- a CDS encoding nitrate- and nitrite sensing domain-containing protein yields the protein MTVQNRVRWRWATVADWRNWRLPVKVAAVLLVPVAVAVGAGVLQIRGYVVRADSYAAVGKLVTLRSAMTPLVTALQDERAYQAGRVDGAVPEPGAFHERAAVTTRALDNVRSIAADATLLSDVSESRYSEVLTQINGLPQLRQSIDAGSDVSVAVVSYTTVLRTLLDFDQALVNEFGDPALAGTGVALHNLSMAGEQLSQQHAVVLAAVSRGRLLDAEAVSLGQSTLRYQDRLTDFTALANSDQRAEWTRTVTGRDVLARERMVNDARASADTTGTGEPPSLASKVTAGEWESASHITDTLVGAVVVDLEGELASTASRLQDDTSDQAGLTSTILLASLLVAVGIGVVVGNNMIRSLLTLRRTALQVARHQLPALVADLREEGASEVVIEPVAVHTTEEFGQLARAFDAVHQQAVGSAVEQARLRGGLRNTFVNLSRRSQGLVERQLRLMEELERKEENPQQLANLFKLDHLATRMRRNNENLMVLSGTDVTRRFSKPIPLADVLRAAASEIEQYQRVVVQTTPQVEVVGYAASDLVRLIAELLDNATAFSPPRSHVVIVGRPRSGGGVVIDVIDEGVGMSGPELEAANERLRSVSTDELPASRQMGLFVIARLAVRHQVEVTLVDQGPHREGLRAVVGVPPDLVRQPAKEPPRVVDTRPAAARAAALPPSPRPRPATNGVTPDQARTTESEWSSFRGKAIDDRNGAATPRSVWFKGKLPAGEAPRHRLDGPPEPEPAQGAAPDAGLPKRQPRGNLMGGRPATNGVAPAKRDPNATRGFLSNYQTGIRQGVRDSGDQRSAQEDP from the coding sequence GTGACTGTGCAGAACCGTGTTCGATGGCGGTGGGCCACGGTGGCGGACTGGCGCAATTGGCGACTTCCCGTCAAGGTCGCCGCCGTGCTGCTGGTTCCCGTGGCCGTCGCCGTCGGTGCCGGCGTTCTCCAGATCCGCGGTTACGTCGTGCGGGCGGACTCCTACGCCGCCGTCGGCAAACTGGTCACGCTGCGTTCCGCGATGACCCCGTTGGTCACCGCGCTCCAGGACGAGCGGGCCTACCAGGCGGGCCGCGTCGACGGCGCGGTGCCCGAGCCGGGCGCCTTCCACGAGCGCGCCGCCGTGACGACCCGCGCGCTGGACAACGTCCGCTCCATCGCGGCCGACGCCACGCTGCTCAGCGACGTCTCCGAGTCCCGCTACTCCGAGGTCCTGACCCAGATCAACGGCCTCCCGCAGCTGCGGCAGTCGATCGACGCCGGATCGGACGTCTCGGTCGCCGTCGTCTCCTACACCACCGTGCTGCGCACCCTGCTCGACTTCGACCAGGCGCTGGTCAACGAGTTCGGCGACCCGGCGCTGGCGGGCACCGGCGTCGCGCTGCACAACCTGTCCATGGCGGGCGAGCAGCTCTCGCAGCAGCACGCCGTCGTGCTCGCGGCGGTCAGCCGCGGCCGCCTGCTCGACGCCGAGGCCGTGTCGCTGGGCCAGTCGACGCTGCGCTACCAGGACCGGCTCACCGACTTCACCGCGCTCGCCAACTCCGACCAGCGCGCCGAGTGGACCCGGACCGTCACCGGCCGGGACGTCCTGGCCCGCGAGCGGATGGTCAACGACGCGCGCGCCTCCGCGGACACCACCGGCACCGGCGAACCGCCGTCGCTGGCGTCGAAGGTCACGGCCGGGGAGTGGGAGTCGGCCTCCCACATCACCGACACCCTGGTCGGCGCGGTGGTCGTCGACCTGGAGGGCGAACTCGCCTCGACCGCCTCCAGGCTCCAGGACGACACCAGCGACCAGGCGGGCCTGACCTCGACGATCCTGCTCGCCTCGCTGCTCGTCGCCGTGGGCATCGGCGTCGTGGTCGGCAACAACATGATCCGCTCACTGCTGACCCTGCGGCGCACCGCGCTCCAGGTCGCCCGCCACCAGCTCCCCGCGCTCGTCGCCGACCTGCGCGAGGAGGGCGCGAGCGAAGTCGTGATCGAGCCGGTGGCCGTGCACACGACCGAGGAGTTCGGCCAGCTCGCCCGCGCGTTCGACGCGGTCCACCAGCAGGCCGTCGGCTCCGCCGTCGAGCAGGCCCGGCTGCGCGGCGGACTGCGCAACACCTTCGTCAACCTGTCGCGCCGCAGCCAGGGACTGGTCGAGCGGCAGCTGCGGCTGATGGAGGAGTTGGAGCGCAAGGAGGAGAACCCGCAGCAGCTGGCGAACCTCTTCAAGCTCGACCACCTCGCGACCCGGATGCGCCGCAACAACGAGAACCTGATGGTCCTGTCCGGAACGGACGTGACCCGCCGGTTCAGCAAGCCGATCCCGCTGGCCGACGTGCTGCGCGCGGCGGCGTCGGAGATCGAGCAGTACCAGCGGGTCGTCGTGCAGACCACGCCCCAGGTCGAGGTCGTCGGCTACGCCGCGAGCGACCTGGTGCGGCTCATCGCCGAACTGCTGGACAACGCCACCGCGTTCTCGCCGCCGCGCAGCCACGTGGTGATCGTCGGACGGCCGCGCAGCGGCGGCGGCGTCGTGATCGACGTGATCGACGAGGGCGTCGGCATGTCGGGGCCCGAGCTGGAGGCGGCGAACGAGCGCCTGCGCTCGGTGTCGACCGACGAGCTGCCCGCCTCCCGGCAGATGGGCCTGTTCGTCATCGCCAGGCTGGCCGTCCGGCACCAGGTCGAGGTCACCCTCGTCGACCAGGGCCCGCACCGCGAGGGCCTGCGCGCCGTCGTCGGCGTGCCGCCGGACCTCGTCCGCCAGCCCGCGAAGGAACCGCCGAGGGTCGTCGACACCCGGCCCGCGGCCGCCCGTGCCGCCGCCCTCCCACCGTCCCCCCGACCGCGGCCCGCCACCAACGGGGTAACGCCGGACCAGGCGCGGACGACGGAGAGCGAGTGGTCGTCCTTCCGCGGGAAGGCCATCGACGACCGGAACGGCGCGGCGACACCGCGCTCGGTCTGGTTCAAGGGCAAGCTGCCCGCGGGGGAGGCGCCGCGCCACCGCCTCGACGGTCCCCCGGAGCCCGAACCCGCCCAGGGGGCCGCGCCGGACGCGGGCCTGCCCAAGAGGCAGCCGCGCGGCAACCTCATGGGGGGCCGACCGGCCACCAACGGCGTCGCGCCCGCCAAACGGGACCCGAACGCGACACGGGGTTTCCTCTCGAACTACCAGACGGGAATCCGGCAAGGTGTGCGGGATTCCGGTGATCAACGTTCCGCTCAGGAGGATCCATGA